The window AACAACGCTCTGCTGCACTTGGGGTTTGACAACACTATGTTGTACTTGAGGATTGACAATACTCTGTTGCACCTGGGGATTGACAACACTCTGCTGCACCTGGGGATTGACAATACTCTGCTGGACCTGAGGATTGACAACACTCTGCTGCACCTGAGGATGCTGGGGAGTTCTGACACTCTCTTCAATGATAATCTCGTCATCATCCTTTTGATAGCCATACCCGGACCTCATCTCCTTCACCTCGAGCCTCTTCTCGGCGTCCTCCGAATGCTGTGTTTGAACATTCTGGACGGACACCTTCGAATCTCCCCCAAAGCTCCTCATCTCCTCGTGCTTATCCTCAGGATTTTCGTGCTGAGGCATCCGCTGATTGGAGGGGCTGTACTCAGAATTACTGCCAGTCTCGCCGACGATGTCCTCGAGTCTCACCTCTTCAACCCTCTGATCAGTCCTCGGTTGAGAATCTGACGAGTTGGAGTTCTCCCCAGCTGAGTGATCCATCTCATGCTTCTTGGAGACTCTCTGCAGGGATACCTGATTGTTGAGAGCCATGTGATTGACGTTCCTGAGGACTGGAGTTGGAATAACTTGCTTAGGTCGTTTGGGGTCCTTGTCAGGGAACTGTCGATATCCAGAGCCACTGCTGGGTCTAGACAAGGGTCTCGGAGTGGTTGGAGCACTCGTCGGTGTCTTCGGGATGATGGAGATGGCTGAATTATTCCTCAGAGGAAAACTCACTTCTGGCTTTGGGCTCTGGGGGATCGCTGGGGGATGCGTGGGGGGTTGGGCTCTTGGTGATGTTACCGTCGCAGAGGAAATCTTCTTCGGTTCCTCCTCTCGTTTCTGCTGATTCAACTTCAATGCTGTTCTGATTGCAATGATTTTTCCGGACTCCAATTGCATGTAAATGCCCTTTGGGCTCTTCAGAACCATCACACGTTGTCCAGCTTTGAGGACGATGCTGCTCTTGTCCGGAGAGTTGGTGGGAATCACCACGTCCAGTGGAAGGGTCATTTCTTGGGCACTCATGCCCTGGCGTTGCCACACCTCTGCTGGAATCCATCGGGATCCTACTACTCCTCTTGCACCGAGCTCAGCTCCTCGTTGCTGCATAGGCCGAACCGAGGCCACTGGTTTGGGAGTCACTGTATCACCACCTCGAATCGCCCGGATCTGGAGACCACCAGCTCGCGTTGCCGTGTTACCTGGGATGTAGTTGTAGCTGGGGCGCGAGCAATTAGCGGCCATTTTCTCAAGCTCATAGCCACGACGCGCCAGACGCTTCTCCGCCTGGGAGAGCTTCTTGTCTTTTCGGTCGACCAGGAGACTCTCGTGGTGGAAGGGCTGCTTCGTCAGAATTGACGAGTGCTTCTCCAGGACTGTACGCATTATCTCGTCTGTGTACGTATCCTTGCTAGAGGAAAAGTCCTGCACCTGGCTATCCTCCTCAAACTCCCAAGACAATGTGGTGGCCTCCTTCAATGACAGATGTGCATCAGGATTGCATTGATCCACAACTCTGTCAGCCATTCCTTGCTTGCTGATCTGCCTATCATAAATCTTCCTCTCCAAGCAGTTATCCGTCACCAATCTGTACACGTAGCAGGGCTTCTTCTGCCCGTACCTGTAAACCCTGCAGACCGCCTGTGTGTCGTGACATGGATTCCAACTGGCATCAAAAACAATGGCCCTATTAGCCCCTACCAAATTGATTCCCAGTGATCCAGCTCTCGTGGACACCAGGAACAGGTGGATCCTGGGATTAACATTGAACTCATTAATCAATTTCTCCCTCTCCAGGGCGCTCGTGCTACCATCCAGCCTGTAGTAGTTAACATTCTTGATCCATTTTTCAGTGCTGCCATCAGGATTCTTGAAGTCATTCCTAGCCAGAAAGTCCTCGATGAGATTCAGAGTGAAGAGCGACTGGGAGAACGCGAGTACTCGATCCCCCAGACGAATGGACTCATTCAAGATACAGAAAAAGAGAGTCATCTTGCCAGAGGCATCGATCAAGCCCTCGACATAATTCTTCATCAAGTCTGTGGCCCAGTCGTAGGGAATACCGGGATCTTCCTTGGCATTTGGTGAATTCTTCAGGTCTTTCTCCTCGTCCTTCATCAGGACTTCGTCGTCAGACTTTATCTCGTCCAGGTTCTTCTCTTTCTCAATCAGAATCTCGTCCTTGTCCTCATCCTTGCAAATATCCGAGGGATTTCTAGCTCCAAAATTAATGGACTTTAAGGGTCTGGAGGCATTGGACACATCTGGTGGTGTCTGAGTGTAATTTGATGGTGGCAAGGTCTGGGTCTGAATCCCCACGTTGCTTTCCTTTTTCGGTGAGAAGGTGGGAAGACCAGGTCTCATCATATTCCCTCCACCAACTGATTTTTCCTCAGTCTTGATGACCTCAGGATTCGATTGGTAATCGTAAGAGTTCTGGTAGTTTTGGGGGAAATAGTTCCCCGGATACCTGTTGGTTGTGTCCCACTGATTCTGCGGGACCTGCTGGGGCTGTTGATAGCTTCCTTGCCAGTTAAAACGATCATCAGGGCCCTTGAACTGATTCTGAGACCCGGGGGTACCATCTGGAGGGAAATTCGAGAGGTTCTGGGGATTCTGGTAATTTCCAGGAGGATTTGAGGTTTCGGTCGGGGTTTGGGACTGACTGAAGGCTTGAGGGGCTGTATATCTCTGCCCCTGAGAATGTACTTGAGGATTCGAAGGGGCTGGAGTCGCAGGATATCCCTGAGCAGGGAAAGACTGTGGATTTTGGTACCTTAATTGATTCTGCCCCTGATTGTTCATGTAATTGTGTTGAGGTGGTTGAGGTGGAAACACCTGTCCCTGGGGGGCGTTCTGCTGGTAATTGGAGGTCTGGGTTTGTCCTCCTGGTGGGTAATTTGGACCCTGGGGCTGTCCAGAGGGGTAACTACCGGCGAGCATCGGGGGCTGAACCTGAGGTGCTCCTGATGTATTCTGATTGTTGATGTAGCTTGGAGTACTTGGGGTTTGATTAATCGAGGGAGGATTCGCCGTTGGTGGATACGAATGTTGATTTAATTGGTTATCGTTCCTGAATATCTGAGGATTGCCTCCAGTTGACTGTTGATAATTCTGGCTCTGATTCTGATAATTGTTGTAGTCAATGGGGGGATTGTTCTGGGCCTGGGGTTGATTCCGTGGTGCGTTCTGATTTTGGTTCTGATAATTTTGGGGGGGATGATTCTGCGGGACTTGTGGAGCCCCTGGGGCACCTGGTGGATAATTCCTCTGATCTTGAAACTGATATCCTCTATTGaacattcctcccatctcgtAATTTGTGTTATTCCCCTGATCCCGAAATTCTGGATTCTGAGGAGCATTCGAAAATTTCTGATTGCCCTGCGTCTCAGTACCAGCAACAAAATTCTGCCCCTGTCCTTGTTGAAAATTCTGCTGGTAGTTAGCAGTCCCTGAATACCCCTGAAACTGCTGATTCTGCTGATACCTCTGATTCTGATTATTATAGAACTCATTGTACTCATTCGTCCCCTCACCCCTGAAGTAATTACTCTGCTCACTCGATCTGAACTCTTGATAATTCTGTCCAAAGCTGGGCTGAGTATTCGATCCCTGAGGTGTCTGATTCATTAAATTCCCAGGCAATTGTTGCTGAAATCCTCCAAAATTCCCTTTGCTATCTCCACTCTCCTCAGCAGTGTCATTGATACTGGCTGATGAATTCGGTTGGACACTGGCTGCGGGCTTACTCTTCACCAGGCCCACCTTCTTCCCCTTCCTCTCCCCCCTCCTGGCCTTGGTCCTCTTATTGCCAGGCGTTGTTTTCTCGATGGTCTCCTCCAGATCCAGGTCGTCCTCCTCATTAGCCTGTCTCTTCTTCAAAAAGTGATAGAGAATGTCCGGGTGATTCCAAATTTTACAGCAGACAGCAAATGCCTTTAGAGGATTCGGCACAGCCCTTGTCTTCACCACCTGATTCATAAAAGTGTCATACAGCTTCCTCTGATGAGGTGTCATCCTCACCAGCAGAATGTACTCCTCCTTTCTGGGAAGAGATATCTGCAAAACCGAATGAGATCGTCTCTGCACGAAAC of the Diachasmimorpha longicaudata isolate KC_UGA_2023 chromosome 13, iyDiaLong2, whole genome shotgun sequence genome contains:
- the LOC135168412 gene encoding uncharacterized protein LOC135168412, translating into MPNSLDSFLTRIGDVTIERVAPRSNPRSHVSGGTDEVTMTSTGSNQGLQGGNDDDSEETGGETSDGELERKNLLMHRDDLRSHEEMNSEGSGDDMDLDETIDTEIGVRMDLERQQSESSCPDDDVEAVNILDTLPLEGAPIEGQEVSEADLLGKPLSKDDDTESLGTSSHPPSDHEDSDPSKRRGSPDDADPAKKKQKKDENEDAELKSEKKLSNMRRNIREVMDETQLDEATLSAQRQEMERLRRVQEQQRIIREVQRQIANHRQTAKSQPRVISLLQGKQNEMGTTISQSPSGPSQIKSPNALLMNVHSPPHQQSSSSQPVSPRRPMSGMRWHKGRGGYHSPPQPQSQALMSRGLSKTPVQTVLQQRIRMMTPSVSISPVVPKREPMDHVPYYSDSDMSEGELEDINQEYRKIPTPKSPKPLKGKDVVTISSSSESSDDDCIVLSDPSGGEETDTEDDPSNSGMHTNDRYNIPDEHGRVLINVGHPDTEPDVFLAPQVGRIIKPHQIGGIRFLFDNIVESIERYKSSSGFGCILAHSMGLGKTLQVASFCDIFFRCTTAKTVLCIMPINTLQNWLAEFNMWLPYEDPNSIKPDVITKKSDKCEIKEENSNHTDISSLSSRSMSTDSRSHQDTPANMMGQFQGYEAGGNYYPETKSGETQTPLNQSQNHNFQINQNPNQSYQMPGSYPMKQEMDCNSYPNQMYPMQNQYSQPYQNPHYQNYQPMQDQKMPPSQNSEAPIKKEPEEPATKEEGTSTSKEDSDDKKDPEKVTTPFSVDAPLGLELRPRHFHLHILNDSHKTMAARARVIKEWQKIGGVLLIGYELYRQLSLKKSNKGKRKRGQQFKDTVDLEEEDKNKPLLEEMHGALVNPGPDLVICDEGHRIKNSHASISLALKQMRTKRRIVLTGYPLQNNLLEYWCMVDFVRPNYLGTKAEFCNMFERPIQNGQCIDSTPQDIRLMRYRAHVLHALLEGFVQRRSHSVLQISLPRKEEYILLVRMTPHQRKLYDTFMNQVVKTRAVPNPLKAFAVCCKIWNHPDILYHFLKKRQANEEDDLDLEETIEKTTPGNKRTKARRGERKGKKVGLVKSKPAASVQPNSSASINDTAEESGDSKGNFGGFQQQLPGNLMNQTPQGSNTQPSFGQNYQEFRSSEQSNYFRGEGTNEYNEFYNNQNQRYQQNQQFQGYSGTANYQQNFQQGQGQNFVAGTETQGNQKFSNAPQNPEFRDQGNNTNYEMGGMFNRGYQFQDQRNYPPGAPGAPQVPQNHPPQNYQNQNQNAPRNQPQAQNNPPIDYNNYQNQSQNYQQSTGGNPQIFRNDNQLNQHSYPPTANPPSINQTPSTPSYINNQNTSGAPQVQPPMLAGSYPSGQPQGPNYPPGGQTQTSNYQQNAPQGQVFPPQPPQHNYMNNQGQNQLRYQNPQSFPAQGYPATPAPSNPQVHSQGQRYTAPQAFSQSQTPTETSNPPGNYQNPQNLSNFPPDGTPGSQNQFKGPDDRFNWQGSYQQPQQVPQNQWDTTNRYPGNYFPQNYQNSYDYQSNPEVIKTEEKSVGGGNMMRPGLPTFSPKKESNVGIQTQTLPPSNYTQTPPDVSNASRPLKSINFGARNPSDICKDEDKDEILIEKEKNLDEIKSDDEVLMKDEEKDLKNSPNAKEDPGIPYDWATDLMKNYVEGLIDASGKMTLFFCILNESIRLGDRVLAFSQSLFTLNLIEDFLARNDFKNPDGSTEKWIKNVNYYRLDGSTSALEREKLINEFNVNPRIHLFLVSTRAGSLGINLVGANRAIVFDASWNPCHDTQAVCRVYRYGQKKPCYVYRLVTDNCLERKIYDRQISKQGMADRVVDQCNPDAHLSLKEATTLSWEFEEDSQVQDFSSSKDTYTDEIMRTVLEKHSSILTKQPFHHESLLVDRKDKKLSQAEKRLARRGYELEKMAANCSRPSYNYIPGNTATRAGGLQIRAIRGGDTVTPKPVASVRPMQQRGAELGARGVVGSRWIPAEVWQRQGMSAQEMTLPLDVVIPTNSPDKSSIVLKAGQRVMVLKSPKGIYMQLESGKIIAIRTALKLNQQKREEEPKKISSATVTSPRAQPPTHPPAIPQSPKPEVSFPLRNNSAISIIPKTPTSAPTTPRPLSRPSSGSGYRQFPDKDPKRPKQVIPTPVLRNVNHMALNNQVSLQRVSKKHEMDHSAGENSNSSDSQPRTDQRVEEVRLEDIVGETGSNSEYSPSNQRMPQHENPEDKHEEMRSFGGDSKVSVQNVQTQHSEDAEKRLEVKEMRSGYGYQKDDDEIIIEESVRTPQHPQVQQSVVNPQVQQSIVNPQVQQSVVNPQVQQSIVNPQVQHSVVKPQVQQSVVNPQVQSIVNPQSVQGNVQRQEMAPGKMPPMEASHQQGTGIEDQRQSEDDPHGRMPQDYPYTEYPRYYDYPDPRARGLPAPGIYGGFYPGGAGKETKGEERGYPQPSQGVQAPGPGPQVEGNAVKTETTASSVPTAFSHPGGRYPGGYPPAPYEGYGQHYPAGSAGAYPPGTPGYGAYGSPSYNTDYARMYSALHPPPPPVADPYMHRGYAPPPTSTPSNYYAPFPHPPPPPYPNYSYFPPYANPNIPNEPQPPTQ